The proteins below come from a single Camelus bactrianus isolate YW-2024 breed Bactrian camel chromosome 2, ASM4877302v1, whole genome shotgun sequence genomic window:
- the SOD3 gene encoding extracellular superoxide dismutase [Cu-Zn] — protein sequence MLALLCAYLLTATHASEAWTNPDPQDPGFGMEEQIRDMHAKVTEIWQEMKQRRAASGQDAALHAACRVLPSAALAAAQPRVRGLVLFRQLRPGALLEAFFHLEGFPTEPNVTSRAIHVHQFGDLTQGCDTTGPHYNPLGVPHPKHPGDFGNFAVRDGQLWKYRSGLNASLCGPHAIVGRAVVVHEGEDDLGRGGNQASVENGNAGRRLACCVVGLCGPGPWARQAQEHAEHKKRRRESECKTS from the coding sequence ATGCTGGCGCTGCTCTGTGCCTACCTGCTCACGGCGACACACGCCTCGGAAGCCTGGACCAACCCAGACCCGCAGGACCCCGGCTTCGGCATGGAGGAGCAGATCCGCGACATGCACGCCAAAGTGACGGAGATCTGGCAGGAGATGAAGCAGCGGCGGGCGGCGAGTGGCCAAGATGCTGCGCTGCACGCCGCCTGCCGCGTGCTGCCGTCGGCCGCGCTGGCCGCGGCGCAGCCCCGGGTGAGGGGCCTCGTGCTCTTCCGGCAGCTCCGGCCCGGCGCCCTGCTCGAGGCCTTCTTCCACCTGGAGGGCTTCCCGACCGAGCCCAACGTCACCAGCCGCGCCATCCACGTGCACCAGTTCGGGGACTTGACCCAGGGCTGCGACACCACCGGGCCGCACTACAACCCGCTGGGGGTGCCGCACCCGAAGCACCCGGGCGACTTCGGCAACTTCGCCGTGCGCGACGGCCAGCTCTGGAAGTACCGCTCCGGCCTGAACGCCTCGCTCTGCGGGCCGCACGCCATCGTGGGCCGCGCCGTGGTGGTCCACGAGGGCGAGGATGACCTGGGCCGCGGTGGCAACCAGGCCAGCGTGGAGAACGGCAACGCGGGCCGCCGGCTGGCCTGCTGCGTGGTGGGGCTGTGCGGGCCCGGGCCCTGGGCGCGCCAGGCGCAGGAGCACGCCGAGCACAAGAAGCGGCGGCGCGAGAGCGAGTGCAAGACCAGCTGA